One window of Trichocoleus sp. genomic DNA carries:
- the folB gene encoding dihydroneopterin aldolase has translation MDCIEINNIRAYGYTGVLSEEQILGQWFSVDVVLWLDLSRAGISDYLGDTQDYRQIVEAIQGLIETARFQLIEKLAETIAQLVLSSCTVKQVKIRLTKLTPPIPNFGGTIAVEITRSISSDI, from the coding sequence ATGGATTGTATTGAAATTAACAATATTCGGGCCTATGGATATACTGGGGTACTATCCGAAGAACAGATCTTAGGACAATGGTTTTCAGTTGACGTAGTCCTTTGGTTAGATTTGTCTAGAGCAGGGATAAGCGATTATTTGGGAGACACACAAGACTATCGACAGATTGTCGAAGCAATTCAGGGGTTAATTGAAACTGCCAGATTTCAGTTAATTGAGAAGTTAGCAGAGACGATCGCACAGCTTGTTCTATCATCTTGTACAGTGAAACAAGTTAAAATTCGACTGACCAAACTCACACCTCCCATTCCAAATTTTGGAGGTACAATTGCAGTCGAAATTACTCGTTCTATTTCTTCTGATATCTGA
- a CDS encoding glutamate-5-semialdehyde dehydrogenase: protein MTSQALTLPLATLAQQTRTVARQFATLSSEARNHALESIATALDAAAPAILAANELDCQTALTEGLAKSLYSRLKLDTNKLKGAIAGVRDVARLPDPIGTVQLHRELDTGLVLQRIACPLGVLGVIFEARPDAVVQIASLAVKSGNGVILKGGKEAVRSCEALVEAIHQGLTQVGLDPAIVRLLTTREETLELLNLEESVDLIIPRGSNSFVRFVQDNTRIPVLGHAEGICHLYVDEAAELAKAVSITVDAKTQYPSACNTIETLLVHEAIASDFLPLVAAALQAQDVELRGDDRTRTILNIPAATEADWSTEYSDLILSVKVVETLTEAIAHINTYGSRHTEAIVTEDPQSAAQFMAQVDAAGTFHNCSTRFADGFRYGFGAEVGISTQKLPPRGPVGLEGLITYKYQLTGDGHIVATYSGNDARSFTHRDL from the coding sequence ATGACTTCCCAAGCTCTCACCCTGCCACTAGCCACGCTTGCTCAACAAACTCGTACCGTTGCTCGTCAGTTCGCGACTCTATCTAGCGAAGCTCGCAATCATGCTCTTGAATCGATCGCCACTGCCCTCGACGCAGCTGCACCTGCCATCCTGGCAGCAAATGAGTTGGATTGTCAGACGGCACTGACGGAAGGGTTAGCAAAATCGCTCTATAGTCGGCTCAAGCTAGATACTAATAAGCTCAAAGGCGCGATTGCGGGAGTTCGAGATGTAGCGCGGCTACCCGACCCGATCGGTACTGTGCAACTTCACCGTGAACTGGATACTGGGTTAGTTTTACAGCGGATTGCTTGTCCCTTAGGTGTTCTTGGAGTCATTTTTGAGGCGCGTCCTGATGCTGTCGTGCAAATTGCATCATTGGCAGTCAAATCAGGCAATGGGGTGATTCTAAAGGGGGGTAAAGAGGCGGTTCGATCGTGTGAGGCGTTAGTTGAAGCAATTCATCAGGGGCTAACACAAGTTGGGCTTGATCCCGCAATCGTCCGTCTGTTAACCACTCGCGAAGAAACACTAGAACTCTTGAATCTAGAGGAATCAGTTGATCTAATCATCCCTAGAGGCTCCAATTCCTTTGTCCGCTTTGTGCAAGATAATACGCGCATTCCTGTACTTGGACATGCTGAGGGAATTTGTCATCTCTATGTAGACGAAGCAGCTGAATTAGCGAAAGCAGTTTCAATTACCGTTGATGCTAAAACGCAGTATCCTTCTGCTTGCAACACGATCGAAACCCTATTAGTCCATGAGGCAATCGCATCAGACTTTCTCCCCCTAGTTGCAGCAGCTCTCCAGGCTCAAGACGTAGAATTGCGGGGGGACGATCGCACTCGTACTATCCTGAATATTCCTGCCGCAACTGAGGCAGACTGGTCAACTGAATACAGTGATTTAATTTTGTCGGTTAAAGTCGTTGAAACTCTGACCGAGGCGATCGCTCATATCAATACTTATGGTTCTCGTCATACAGAGGCAATTGTCACAGAAGATCCCCAATCTGCTGCCCAATTCATGGCACAGGTGGATGCTGCTGGTACATTTCATAACTGTTCGACTCGGTTTGCTGATGGGTTCCGCTATGGGTTCGGGGCAGAAGTTGGAATTAGTACTCAGAAATTACCCCCTCGCGGACCTGTAGGCTTGGAAGGACTTATTACCTACAAATATCAGCTCACCGGAGACGGTCATATCGTCGCTACCTATAGCGGCAATGATGCCAGGTCGTTTACGCATCGAGACTTGTAA
- a CDS encoding tetratricopeptide repeat protein, translating to MRLQLHELHYNLGYLLHQQGNLSDAIEHYRHSLAAHPGYALAHYGLGIAFDEQGQYENSIAHYQKAIALNPENASIYNNLGCVLAKQDQVEQAIQVYQQGLERQPGLAELHNNLGKALFSQDPDAAIRAFCHAIELQPNSTTAYLNLGNIYQQYGQHQAAVGAFEQVLSVDPTHSLAWSGCGIAWMNQHKIAQALHCFRQAIAPVQAAIEAYCDWALQLKKSDELTQARIACAHFLRALSRGDVALAQDYLAQTYAYWGNVLLIYGEQAQFQQAESYFQQAIQLQPQNLQLHLHLADCLIQQKRFDAAILVYHAAQSIHGKHPALFSRLGLLFEQRQQFERSIDYYRAAIQQQSVTSTELSLKVPIRHNFDALNSQTPTFPNPVQGWYPSVLAWLEANHLVEDHFTPLITQPAAISLAPASQGTPERQRCTGLNCIPCLREITQAFLPIHLGQGLFRFGGEEIPVQTVPKFTASVPNGQVWAVPQQNDWLICNAIGILSPDDYLLADVSRDYPGQLPPCQQFDPKRHRIFSETQFPPLQTIQGRVAVLAGLSGHNYFHWMIDILPRLEILRRSGIEFDQVDWFYVNQAGSKFQQATLEKLGISIDRVLASDRYPYLQATELIVPSFAGHLGWAEPWMLDFLRQEFLPIAAKHFQGHTAFPKRLYISRAKAHHRRVLNERAVLDLLDQFGFVTVELEALSFAEQIALFAQAEVIVAPHGGGLTNLIFCDRGTRVLELFSPNYVRHYYWVISQALSLEHWFMTGEPFPSAPIQQLMYPSPLTEDIWIDIPALQTAMQKIGV from the coding sequence TTGAGATTACAACTCCACGAACTTCATTACAATCTGGGTTACCTTCTGCATCAGCAGGGGAACTTGAGCGATGCGATCGAGCATTATCGTCACAGTCTCGCAGCTCATCCAGGCTATGCTCTAGCTCATTACGGGTTAGGCATTGCTTTTGATGAACAGGGACAATATGAGAACTCGATCGCTCACTATCAAAAAGCAATTGCCCTTAATCCAGAAAACGCCTCGATTTATAACAATCTGGGCTGTGTGCTAGCAAAGCAGGATCAGGTTGAGCAAGCCATTCAGGTTTATCAGCAAGGATTGGAGCGACAACCCGGCTTAGCAGAACTGCACAATAATCTCGGGAAAGCCTTATTTAGCCAAGATCCAGATGCGGCAATTAGGGCCTTTTGTCATGCGATTGAACTCCAGCCCAACTCCACAACCGCCTATCTTAATTTAGGCAACATCTATCAGCAATACGGACAGCATCAGGCAGCAGTGGGTGCCTTTGAACAGGTGCTATCTGTCGATCCCACTCATTCACTTGCTTGGAGTGGATGTGGCATTGCTTGGATGAACCAGCATAAGATAGCGCAGGCATTACATTGCTTCCGGCAGGCGATCGCTCCTGTTCAGGCAGCAATCGAGGCATATTGTGACTGGGCACTCCAGCTTAAAAAATCGGATGAGCTGACTCAAGCACGAATTGCTTGTGCCCACTTTTTACGGGCATTAAGTCGAGGAGATGTCGCTCTTGCACAGGACTATCTGGCACAAACTTATGCTTACTGGGGCAATGTCTTACTGATTTATGGTGAGCAGGCACAGTTTCAACAAGCAGAATCTTATTTTCAGCAAGCGATCCAACTGCAACCTCAAAATCTTCAGCTTCATCTGCATCTAGCGGATTGCTTAATTCAACAGAAGCGATTTGATGCCGCAATTTTGGTCTATCATGCTGCACAAAGCATTCACGGTAAGCATCCTGCTCTATTCAGCCGTCTGGGTTTGCTGTTTGAACAGCGGCAGCAATTTGAACGATCGATCGACTACTATCGAGCAGCAATTCAGCAGCAATCCGTGACTTCAACAGAATTGAGTTTAAAGGTTCCAATCCGTCACAATTTTGATGCACTCAATTCACAAACTCCAACGTTCCCAAATCCTGTTCAGGGGTGGTATCCCTCAGTTCTTGCCTGGCTAGAGGCTAATCATCTGGTGGAAGACCACTTTACTCCACTCATCACTCAACCTGCTGCAATTTCCCTTGCTCCAGCATCTCAAGGAACACCAGAGAGGCAGCGCTGTACAGGGCTCAACTGTATTCCTTGCCTTAGGGAGATTACTCAAGCATTTCTACCAATTCATTTGGGGCAGGGCTTGTTTCGGTTTGGAGGAGAGGAAATACCTGTCCAGACAGTGCCGAAATTTACGGCAAGTGTCCCTAATGGTCAGGTTTGGGCTGTTCCTCAGCAGAATGACTGGTTGATCTGCAACGCGATCGGCATCCTTAGTCCTGATGACTACTTGTTAGCTGATGTTTCTAGAGATTATCCCGGACAGTTGCCACCGTGTCAGCAGTTTGATCCCAAAAGACATCGCATCTTTTCAGAAACTCAATTCCCGCCGCTTCAAACGATTCAGGGTCGGGTTGCTGTTTTAGCCGGGCTATCTGGGCACAACTATTTCCACTGGATGATCGATATTTTGCCACGTCTCGAAATTTTGCGGCGAAGCGGTATTGAATTCGACCAGGTAGATTGGTTTTATGTCAACCAGGCAGGTAGTAAATTCCAGCAAGCGACCTTAGAGAAGCTGGGCATTTCGATCGACCGAGTTTTGGCAAGCGATCGCTATCCTTACCTGCAAGCAACCGAACTCATTGTGCCTTCTTTTGCTGGACATCTCGGTTGGGCAGAACCCTGGATGCTGGACTTTCTGCGACAAGAATTTTTGCCGATCGCAGCAAAGCATTTTCAAGGACATACTGCTTTCCCAAAAAGGCTTTATATTAGCCGGGCAAAAGCACATCATCGACGGGTGCTGAATGAAAGAGCAGTGCTGGATTTATTGGATCAATTTGGGTTTGTGACCGTTGAGCTAGAAGCGCTAAGCTTCGCTGAACAGATTGCTCTCTTTGCACAGGCAGAAGTGATTGTCGCGCCGCACGGGGGAGGACTCACAAATTTAATCTTCTGCGATAGAGGAACTCGGGTGCTTGAGTTGTTTTCGCCAAACTACGTTCGCCATTATTATTGGGTGATCAGTCAGGCACTATCGCTAGAACACTGGTTTATGACAGGAGAACCCTTTCCCAGTGCTCCGATTCAGCAACTTATGTATCCAAGTCCACTAACAGAAGATATTTGGATTGATATTCCCGCTTTACAAACAGCCATGCAAAAAATTGGGGTATAA
- a CDS encoding alpha/beta hydrolase — translation MVSSPFATRSDAFPLAVHVQGQGFPILCLHGHPGSGQCMSVFTDHLSQRFQTIAPDLRGYGDSQTQQDFSMNHHLADLEALLDRLQIQRCLILGWSLGGILAMELAWKLPERVTGLILVATAARPWSNHPPISWQDNLYTGIASIVNKINPGWDLNIETFGKRSLYRYLVQQHTPETYKYLADAAMPAYLKTSSAANRALNQALRSAYNRSRELTQIQCPALMLAGEADRHITAQSSQETANLLPHCEMKCYPNTAHLFPWEVPAQVRTDIDRWLAAHPEVVGNEQIREQ, via the coding sequence ATGGTTTCATCTCCTTTTGCCACCCGCTCTGATGCTTTTCCGCTCGCTGTTCACGTCCAGGGGCAAGGATTTCCTATCCTCTGTTTGCATGGGCATCCGGGATCAGGTCAATGTATGTCTGTTTTTACAGATCATCTCTCACAACGATTTCAGACGATCGCTCCCGATCTACGGGGGTATGGCGATAGTCAGACGCAACAGGACTTCAGCATGAACCACCACTTGGCTGATCTGGAAGCCCTACTCGATCGTTTGCAAATTCAACGTTGCCTGATTTTGGGCTGGTCGCTAGGTGGAATTTTGGCAATGGAGCTTGCTTGGAAGCTGCCCGAACGCGTGACTGGCTTAATTTTAGTTGCAACAGCGGCTCGTCCCTGGAGTAATCATCCGCCAATCAGTTGGCAAGACAACCTTTACACAGGGATCGCTTCGATCGTTAATAAGATTAACCCCGGATGGGATTTAAACATCGAAACTTTTGGTAAACGATCGCTCTATCGTTACCTGGTGCAGCAGCATACTCCTGAGACATACAAATATTTGGCGGATGCAGCCATGCCCGCCTACCTAAAAACCTCGTCGGCTGCTAACCGTGCCCTGAATCAAGCCCTCCGCAGCGCCTATAATCGCTCTAGAGAGTTAACTCAGATTCAATGTCCTGCCTTGATGCTGGCAGGAGAAGCCGATCGCCATATTACTGCCCAATCGAGTCAGGAAACCGCAAACTTGCTGCCCCACTGTGAAATGAAGTGCTACCCCAATACGGCGCACCTATTTCCCTGGGAAGTCCCCGCCCAAGTTAGAACCGATATCGATCGATGGCTTGCAGCACATCCCGAAGTTGTTGGAAATGAGCAAATTAGGGAGCAGTAG
- the rlmB gene encoding 23S rRNA (guanosine(2251)-2'-O)-methyltransferase RlmB: MRQSGPIVAEEQFDEIPAAPFEEQFDGSPEVSFEEHPEAEIEQEVLTDTESESDLIYGRHSVIAALESQRLLNRIWITSKLRYDGRFHSLLVDAKSNGTVIDEVDNRRLDHITEGANHQGVVAQVAPHEYLELDELLERAKAASDNPVLLVADGITDPHNLGAIIRTAEALGAQGLVIPQRRAVGITSTVVKVAAGALETFPVARVVNLSRALEQLKEAGFWIYGTAATAAQPVDTIKFTGSIALVIGSEGDGLSLLTQRGCDVLINIPLQGNTPSLNASVASGMVMYEVFRQRRSQVLHLKSLSK; the protein is encoded by the coding sequence GAACAATTTGATGGCAGTCCAGAAGTTTCCTTTGAGGAACATCCTGAGGCTGAGATTGAACAAGAGGTACTCACCGATACTGAAAGTGAGTCTGATCTGATTTACGGTCGTCATAGTGTCATTGCTGCCCTTGAAAGCCAGCGATTACTCAACCGCATTTGGATTACTTCCAAGTTGCGCTATGACGGTCGTTTTCACTCCCTGCTTGTGGATGCAAAATCAAACGGCACTGTAATTGATGAGGTTGATAACCGTCGCCTTGATCACATTACAGAAGGAGCAAACCACCAAGGCGTTGTGGCTCAAGTTGCTCCCCACGAATATCTAGAGCTTGATGAATTGCTCGAACGTGCTAAGGCAGCCTCCGATAACCCTGTTTTGTTAGTCGCTGACGGCATTACTGATCCCCATAATCTGGGAGCAATCATCCGAACTGCAGAAGCGTTAGGAGCACAAGGACTGGTAATCCCGCAACGTCGCGCTGTTGGGATCACATCAACGGTTGTGAAAGTTGCCGCAGGTGCGCTAGAAACATTTCCAGTTGCCAGAGTCGTCAATCTAAGTCGTGCCCTGGAGCAATTGAAGGAAGCGGGTTTCTGGATTTATGGAACAGCAGCAACGGCTGCTCAACCTGTGGACACGATCAAGTTTACGGGATCGATCGCCTTAGTAATTGGCTCTGAAGGAGATGGGCTTAGCTTACTCACTCAACGAGGTTGTGATGTCCTGATCAACATCCCGCTTCAAGGAAATACACCGAGTCTAAATGCTTCTGTTGCCTCGGGTATGGTGATGTACGAAGTGTTTCGTCAGCGGCGATCCCAGGTATTACACTTGAAAAGTTTGTCAAAATGA
- a CDS encoding DUF1816 domain-containing protein — translation MNEVWLNLLEFLGLAWWVEVVTETPSCTYYFGPFLTAQEAKEAQAGYIEDLQQEGAKGMRIAIKRCKPEKLTVFDEETEMKPWRGIFPVFSGQL, via the coding sequence ATGAATGAAGTTTGGTTGAACTTACTTGAATTCCTTGGTCTTGCATGGTGGGTTGAAGTTGTAACGGAAACGCCAAGCTGTACCTACTACTTTGGACCGTTTTTAACTGCCCAAGAAGCAAAGGAAGCTCAAGCAGGATATATCGAAGATTTGCAGCAAGAAGGGGCTAAAGGTATGCGCATAGCAATTAAGCGATGCAAGCCTGAAAAGCTAACCGTCTTTGATGAGGAAACTGAGATGAAACCCTGGAGAGGAATTTTCCCTGTCTTCAGTGGTCAGCTTTAA
- a CDS encoding tetratricopeptide repeat protein, with protein MLTTRLKNAILACEAALDKGQDFASTCQMMGNVLQGIGLFEEAVFWQTWALQPTPNFVEIYVHLGELYVRQKEWDAAIRTYQKALSLNPEAAKAHRGLANVFSQLGNRETEVNHRYQAVTNQPQWATPQNQLLLGNSLLEVDKPEAAIDCYQRAIQLRPDFFEAYYNLGVVYAQQEQEQQAIEQFQKALALNPQHFPSIYGLGKIAEQQGKLQEAATLYEKAHQIEPNVFNACYSLSEVLVKLHQWDKAAAACRQAIRLQPSFCWSHHNLGYVLLQQGQVAEAIESLRSALTLNPDSQWTHYHLGDALLQQQQWQAAVAHFLSALEFQPDLTAALLKLGYALRKSQLHSTTPNDRQAISLQLQHQTPGFYQQLGKALAQYKQYDGAILFYQLALDAQPTDPDLRSQLDQLIARKQQVETEIVNHRQAIREHPDYPRLYANLANLLADQGDVTEAIGLIRQASVLQGWQAAASRQYHFKYDWFTHTIPTWATHLKSYAHYPSVQALEIGSFEGMSACWLLDHILTHPTAHLTCIDLYFQETFDHNLAQTGVAAKVTKRMGDSHTILPTLSAATYDIIYIDGCHLASFVQQDAALSWPLLKHSGLMIFDDYEWTDPNYPGQDCKLGINAFLTSIAGQFEILHQGYQVIIRKLV; from the coding sequence ATGCTAACTACTCGGCTTAAGAATGCAATCCTAGCTTGTGAAGCAGCGCTAGACAAAGGGCAAGACTTTGCCTCAACCTGTCAAATGATGGGCAATGTGTTGCAAGGCATTGGTTTATTTGAAGAAGCCGTGTTTTGGCAAACTTGGGCACTTCAACCTACTCCCAACTTCGTTGAAATTTATGTCCATCTTGGGGAGCTATATGTCCGACAGAAGGAGTGGGACGCAGCGATTCGAACTTATCAAAAAGCACTGAGCTTAAACCCCGAAGCAGCAAAAGCACACCGAGGGTTAGCAAACGTTTTTTCGCAGTTAGGAAACCGTGAAACAGAGGTGAATCATCGCTACCAAGCTGTGACCAACCAACCTCAATGGGCAACCCCGCAAAATCAATTACTTTTAGGCAATTCTCTATTAGAAGTTGACAAGCCAGAAGCAGCGATCGACTGCTATCAGCGTGCCATTCAGCTTCGTCCTGACTTTTTTGAAGCCTATTACAATCTGGGTGTGGTTTATGCCCAACAAGAGCAGGAGCAGCAGGCGATCGAGCAATTTCAGAAAGCGCTTGCCCTAAACCCACAGCATTTTCCTTCGATCTATGGTTTGGGTAAAATTGCCGAGCAGCAGGGGAAGCTACAGGAAGCAGCGACACTCTACGAAAAAGCGCATCAGATCGAGCCAAATGTTTTCAACGCCTGCTACAGCCTGAGCGAAGTTCTGGTAAAGCTGCACCAGTGGGATAAAGCTGCTGCTGCTTGTCGTCAAGCAATCCGTCTTCAGCCTAGCTTTTGCTGGTCACATCACAATTTAGGTTATGTGCTGCTGCAACAGGGACAGGTGGCAGAGGCAATCGAATCCTTACGTTCTGCTTTAACCCTGAATCCAGATTCTCAGTGGACACACTATCACTTAGGCGATGCATTGCTTCAACAGCAGCAGTGGCAGGCAGCAGTTGCTCACTTCTTATCTGCCTTAGAGTTTCAGCCTGACTTAACTGCCGCACTTTTGAAGCTGGGCTATGCGCTTCGCAAATCTCAACTCCATTCAACCACCCCAAACGATCGACAGGCAATTTCGCTTCAGCTGCAGCATCAAACTCCTGGGTTTTATCAGCAGTTAGGCAAAGCACTTGCACAGTACAAACAATACGATGGTGCTATTCTTTTCTATCAATTAGCCCTCGATGCACAGCCAACTGACCCCGATTTACGATCGCAGCTTGACCAACTGATCGCGCGTAAACAGCAAGTTGAAACAGAAATCGTCAACCATCGGCAGGCGATCCGAGAGCATCCTGATTATCCCCGGCTCTACGCAAACCTGGCGAATTTGCTAGCAGATCAAGGCGATGTTACTGAAGCGATCGGGCTGATTCGACAAGCGAGCGTTCTTCAGGGGTGGCAGGCCGCAGCCTCTCGGCAATACCACTTTAAGTACGACTGGTTTACCCACACAATCCCAACTTGGGCAACGCATCTCAAGTCTTATGCTCACTATCCATCGGTTCAGGCTTTAGAGATTGGCAGCTTTGAGGGAATGTCCGCCTGCTGGTTACTGGATCACATTTTGACGCATCCTACAGCGCATCTAACCTGTATTGATCTCTACTTTCAAGAAACATTTGACCATAACCTGGCACAGACAGGTGTAGCCGCAAAAGTTACGAAGCGAATGGGTGACTCTCACACCATTTTGCCCACGCTCTCTGCAGCAACTTACGACATCATTTACATTGACGGCTGCCATCTTGCGAGTTTTGTTCAACAGGATGCCGCACTTTCCTGGCCACTGCTAAAACACAGTGGGTTGATGATATTTGATGATTATGAATGGACTGATCCGAATTATCCGGGGCAAGACTGCAAATTAGGCATTAATGCCTTCCTCACTTCAATCGCTGGACAATTCGAAATCTTACATCAAGGCTATCAAGTCATCATTCGTAAGCTTGTCTAA
- a CDS encoding calcium-binding protein: MSAVLPGSPAAAANNLQIITLNNQPIDVTQNANGSISATGVSSADTILVNPVSITTPYIIDGLAGNDRIGGGAGADTLTGGLGDDNVSGNGGNDLINGNDGNDILSGGDGDDQIFGGTGNNSISGDAGNDRLFGDIGADTILGGDGADIIQSGAGNDNIQGGVGNDILTPGAGVDVITGGPGADTIIFEQGATGQIRTGGTNRKPQFQNVKDVITDFSPTDGDRIQFSKGIVPKSGLRVGELRKKDFAIVKNRGGLNNTEAKIVYVQGSGTVFYNPSGDGKPVPLFGLPAQLTTLTNQNFTVF, encoded by the coding sequence ATGTCAGCAGTTCTTCCCGGATCACCGGCAGCCGCAGCGAACAATCTACAGATCATCACGCTGAACAATCAGCCAATTGATGTTACTCAGAACGCAAATGGTTCAATTTCAGCAACAGGAGTCTCAAGTGCCGACACGATTCTCGTGAACCCTGTTAGCATCACAACCCCTTATATCATTGATGGTTTAGCAGGCAACGATCGGATTGGCGGAGGCGCAGGTGCGGACACTTTGACCGGCGGACTCGGTGATGACAATGTCAGCGGCAATGGTGGCAATGATCTGATCAATGGTAATGACGGTAACGATATCTTAAGTGGTGGTGACGGCGACGATCAGATTTTTGGAGGCACTGGCAACAACTCAATTTCTGGCGATGCTGGAAATGACCGATTGTTTGGCGATATTGGAGCTGACACGATCCTTGGTGGAGATGGTGCCGACATCATTCAGAGTGGCGCAGGAAATGACAACATTCAGGGTGGCGTAGGAAACGACATTCTCACTCCTGGTGCGGGTGTAGATGTCATCACAGGCGGTCCAGGTGCAGATACCATCATCTTTGAGCAGGGGGCAACTGGTCAGATCCGCACAGGTGGCACAAATCGGAAACCTCAGTTCCAGAACGTGAAGGACGTCATTACAGACTTCTCTCCGACTGATGGCGATCGCATTCAGTTCAGCAAGGGGATTGTTCCTAAGTCCGGATTGAGAGTAGGAGAACTGAGAAAGAAAGATTTCGCCATTGTCAAAAATAGAGGTGGACTCAATAACACAGAGGCCAAGATCGTCTACGTTCAGGGTAGCGGTACCGTGTTCTACAATCCTTCTGGCGACGGTAAGCCCGTTCCTCTCTTTGGGCTGCCTGCTCAGCTAACCACCCTTACCAACCAAAACTTCACCGTTTTCTAA